A region from the Canis lupus familiaris isolate Mischka breed German Shepherd chromosome 3, alternate assembly UU_Cfam_GSD_1.0, whole genome shotgun sequence genome encodes:
- the APC gene encoding adenomatous polyposis coli protein isoform X4, with protein MASSGQIDLLERLKELNLDSSNFPGVKLRSKMSLRSYGSREGSVSSRSGECSPVPMGSFPRRGFVNGSRENTGYLEELEKERSLLLADLDKEEKEKDWYYAQLQNLTKRIDSLPLTENFSLQTDMTRRQLEYEARQIRVAMEEQLGTCQDMEKRAQRRVTRIQQIEKDILRIRQLLQSQATEAERSSQSKHEAGSHEAERQNEGQGVGEINMATSGSAQGSTARMDHETASVLSSSSTHSAPRRLTSHLGTKVEMVYSLLSMLGTHDKDDMSRTLLAMSSSQDSCISMRQSGCLPLLIQLLHGNDKDSVLLGNSRGSKEARARASAALHNIIHSQPDDKRGRREIRVLHLLEQIRAYCETCWEWQEAHEQGMDQDKNPMPAPVEHQICPAVCVLMKLSFDEEHRHAMNELGRKATRGISSQELGQGLSGGLQAIAELLQVDCEMYGLTNDHYSITLRRYAGMALTNLTFGDVANKATLCSMKGCMRALVAQLKSESEDLQQVIASVLRNLSWRADVNSKKTLREVGSVKALMECALEVKKESTLKSVLSALWNLSAHCTENKADICAVDGALAFLVGTLTYRSQTNTLAIIESGGGILRNVSSLIATNEDHRQILRENNCLQTLLQHLKSHSLTIVSNACGTLWNLSARNPKDQEALWDMGAVSMLKNLIHSKHKMIAMGSAAALRNLMANRPAKYKDANIMSPGSSLPSLHVRKQKALEAELDAQHLSETFDNIDNLSPKASHRNKQRHKPNLYGDYVFDTNRHDDNRSDNFNTGNMTVLSPYLNTTVLPSSSSSRGSLDSSRSEKDRSLERERGISLGNYHPATENPGTSSKRGLQISTTAAQIAKVMEEVSAIHTSQEDRSSGSTTELHCGTDERNTLRRSSTAHTHANTYSFTKSENSNRTCPVPYAKLEYKRSSNDSLNSVSSSDGYGKRGQMKPSIESYSEDDESKFCSYGQYPADLAHKIHSANHMDDNDGELDTPINYSLKYSDEQLNSGRQSPSQNERWARPKHIIEDEIKQSEQRQSRSQSTTYPVYTESTDDKHLKFQPHFGQQECVSPYRSRGASGSETNRVGSNHGINQNVNQSLCQEDDYEDDKPTNYSERYSEEEQHEEEERPTNYSIKYNEEKHHVDQPIDYSLKYATDIPSSQKPPFSFSKNSSGQSTKTEHLSASSENTSTPSSSAKRQTQHHPSSAQSRNGQTPKANSCKVPSINQETIQTYCVEDTPICFSRCSSLSSLSSAEDEIGCDPAPQEAESANTLQRAEIKENSGTRTTEDAVSEVPAASPHIRTKSSRLQASGLSAESTRHKAVEFSSGAKSPSKSGAQTPKSPPEHYVQETPLMFSRCTSVSSLDSFESRSIASSVQSEPCSGMVSGIISPSDLPDSPGQTMPPSRSKTPPPPPQTVQTKREVPKNKASAAEKRESGPKQAAVNAAVQRVQVLPDADTLLHFATESTPDGFSCSSSLSALSLDEPFIQKDVELRIMPPVQENDNGNETESEQPEEANENQEKEPEKPTDSEKDLLDDSDDDDIEILEECIISAMPTKSSRKAKKPAQTAPKLPPPVARKPSQLPVYKLLPSQNRLQAQKHVSFTPGEDMPRVYCVEGTPINFSTATSLSDLTIESPPNELAAGEGVRAGAQPSEFEKRDTIPTEGRSTDEAQRGKAPAVTIPELDDSKTEEGDILAECINSAMPKGKSHKPFRVKKIMDQVQQASVSSSGTNKTQLDGKKKKPTSPVKPIPQSAEYRTRVRKHTDSKNNVNAERTFSDNKDSKKQNLKNNSKDFNDKLPSNEDRVRGSFTFDSPHHYTPIEGTPYCFSRNDSLSSLDFEDDDVDLSREKAELRKGKENKDSEAKVPSHTEPISNQQSANKTQAVTKHPVNRGQSKPVLQKQPTFPQSSKDLPDRGAATDEKLQNFAIENTPVCFSRNSSLSSLSDIDQENNNNKENEPLKEAEPPDSQGEPSKPQASGYAPKSFHVEDTPVCFSRNSSLSSLSIDSEDDLLQECISSAMPKKKKPSRLKGDTEKHSPRNMSGILAEDLTLDLKDIQRPDSEHGLSPDSENFDWKAIQEGANSIVSSLHQAAAAACLSRQASSDSDSILSLKSGISLGSPFHLTPDQEEKPFTSNKGPRILKPGEKSTLETKKIESENKGIKGGKKVYKSLITGKIRSNSEVLSQMKQPLQANMPSISRGRTMIHIPGVRNSSSSTSPVSKKGPPLKTPASKSPSEGQTATTSPRGTKPSVKSELSPVTRPAPQPAGANKGPSRSGSRDSTPSRPAQQPLSRPMQSPGRNSISPGRNGISPPNKLSQLPRTSSPSTASTKSSGSGKMSYTSPGRQMSQQNLSKQTGLSKNGSSIPRSESASKGLNQMSNSNGSNKKVELSRMSSTKSSGSESDRSERPVLVRQSTFIKEAPSPTLRRKLEESASFESLSPSSRPDSPTRSQAQTPVLSPSLPDMSLSAHPSIQSGGWRKLPPNLSPTIEYNDGRPAKRHDIARSHSESPSRLPINRSGTWKREHSKHSSSLPRVSTWRRTGSSSSILSASSESSEKAKSEDEKHVNSISGTKQTKENQVSTKGTWRKIKENEISPTNSTSQTTSSGAANGAESKTLIYQMAPAVSKTEDVWVRIEDCPINNPRSGRSPTGNTPPVIDTVLEKGNPNAKDAKDNQGKPSVGNGSGPVRAVGLENRLNSFIQVEAPDQKGTEAKPGPSNPVPAPEANESCAAERTPFSSSSSSKHSSPSGTVAARVTPFNYNPSPRKSSADGTSARPSQIPTPVATATKKRDSKTEGAESGGTQSPKRHSGSYLVTSV; from the exons GTGGAAATGGTGTATTCATTGTTGTCAATGCTTGGTACTCATGATAAGGATGATATGTCGCGAACTTTGCTAGCTATGTCTAGCTCCCAAGACAGCTGTATATCCATGCGACAGTCTGGATGTCTTCCTCTCCTCATCCAGCTTTTACATGGCAATGACAAAGACTCTGTGTTGTTGGGAAATTCCCGGGGCAGTAAAGAGGCTCGGGCCAGGGCCAGTGCAGCACTTCACAACATCATTCACTCACAGCCTGATGACAAGAGAGGCAGGCGTGAAATCCGAGTCCTTCATCTTTTGGAACAGATACGAGCTTACTGTGAAACCTGTTGGGAGTGGCAGGAAGCCCATGAACAAGGCATGGACCAGGACAAAAATCCAA TGCCAGCTCCTGTTGAACATCAGATCTGTCCTGCTGTGTGTGTTCTAATGAAACTTTCATTTGATGAAGAGCATAGACATGCAATGAATGAACTTG gTAGGAAGGCTACCCGGGGCATTTCATCACAGGAGCTAGGGCAGGGGCTTTCAG GGGGACTACAGGCCATTGCAGAATTATTGCAAGTGGACTGTGAAATGTATGGGCTAACTAATGACCACTACAGTATTACATTAAGACGATATGCTGGAATGGCTCTGACAAACTTGACTTTTGGAGATGTAGCCAACAAG gcTACACTCTGCTCTATGAAAGGCTGCATGAGAGCACTTGTGGCCCAACTAAAATCTGAAAGTGAGGACTTACAGCAG gttaTTGCAAGTGTTTTGAGGAATTTGTCTTGGCGAGCAGATGTAAATAGTAAAAAGACATTGCGTGAAGTTGGAAGTGTGAAAGCATTGATGGAATGTGCTTTGGAAGTTAAAAAG GAATCAACCCTCAAAAGTGTATTGAGTGCCTTATGGAATTTGTCAGCACACTGCACTGAGAATAAAGCTGATATATGTGCTGTGGATGGTGCACTTGCGTTCCTGGTTGGCACTCTCACTTACCGAAGCCAGACAAATACTTTAGCCATTATCGAAAGTGGAGGTGGGATATTACGGAATGTGTCCAGCTTGATAGCTACAAACGAGGACCACAG gcaAATCCTAAGAGAGAACAACTGCCTGCAAACCTTATTACAACACTTGAAATCTCACAGTTTGACAATAGTTAGTAATGCCTGTGGAACCTTGTGGAATCTCTCAGCAAGAAATCCAAAAGACCAAGAAGCATTATGGGACATGGGGGCAGTCAGCATGCTCAAGAACCTCATTCATTCAAAGCACAAAATGATTGCTATGGGAAGTGCCGCAGCTTTAAGGAATCTCATGGCTAATAGACCTGCAAAGTATAAGGATGCCAATATTATGTCTCCCGGTTCAAGCTTGCCATCTCTTCATGTCAGGAAACAAAAAGCCCTAGAAGCAGAATTAGATGCTCAGCATTTATCAGAAACTTTTGACAATATTGACAATTTAAGTCCCAAGGCATCTCATCGTAACAAGCAACGACACAAGCCAAATTTGTATGGTGACTATGTTTTTGACACCAATCGACATGATGATAATAGGTCAGACAATTTTAATACTGGAAATATGACTGTCCTTTCACCATATTTAAATACTACAGTGTTGCCCAGCTCTTCTTCATCAAGAGGAAGTTTAGACAGTTCTCGTTCTGAAAAAGATAGAAGTTTGGAGAGAGAACGAGGAATTAGCCTAGGCAACTACCACCCAGCAACGGAAAATCCAGGCACGTCTTCAAAGCGAGGTTTGCAGATTTCCACCACTGCAGCCCAGATTGCCAAAGTCATGGAAGAAGTATCAGCCATTCACACCTCCCAGGAAGACAGAAGTTCTGGGTCTACCACTGAGTTACACTGTGGGACAGATGAGAGGAACACACTAAGAAGAAGCTCGACTGcccacacacatgcaaacacatacaGCTTCACGAAGTCAGAAAATTCAAACAGGACGTGTCCTGTGCCTTATGCTAAATTGGAATACAAGAGATCTTCAAATGATAGTTTAAACAGTGTCAGTAGTAGTGATGGTTATGGCAAAAGAGGTCAGATGAAGCCTTCCATTGAATCCTATTCTGAAGATGACGAAAGTAAATTTTGCAGCTATGGTCAATATCCAGCTGACCTAGCCCATAAAATACATAGTGCAAATCATATGGATGACAACGATGGAGAGCTAGATACACCCATAAATTATAGTCTTAAGTATTCAGACGAGCAGTTGAACTCTGGAAGGCAAAGCCCCTCACAGAATGAAAGATGGGCAAGACCCAAACATATAATAGAAGACGAAATAAAACAAAGTGAGCAAAGACAATCAAGAAGTCAAAGCACAACTTACCCCGTATATACTGAGAGCACTGATGATAAACACCTCAAGTTCCAGCCACATTTTGGACAGCAGGAATGTGTTTCCCCATATAGGTCAAGAGGAGCCAGTGGTTCAGAAACGAATCGAGTAGGTTCTAATCATGGAATTAATCAAAACGTAAACCAGTCTTTGTGTCAGGAAGATGACTATGAAGACGATAAGCCAACCAACTATAGTGAACGTTACTCTGAGGAAGAGCAACACGAGGAAGAAGAAAGACCAACAAATTATAGCATAAAGTACAATGAAGAAAAACATCACGTGGATCAGCCCATtgattatagtttaaaatatgcCACAGACATTCCTTCCTCACAGAAACCACCATTTTCATTCTCAAAGAATTCCTCTGGGCAAAGCACTAAAACTGAACACCTCTCTGCAAGCAGTGAGAATACATCCACGCCTTCATCCAGCGCCAAGAGGCAGACTCAGCACCATCCCAGCTCAGCACAAAGTAGAAATGGCCAGACCCCAAAAGCCAACTCCTGCAAAGTTCCTTCTATCAACCAGGAAACGATACAGACATACTGTGTAGAGGACACCCCAATTTGTTTCTCGCGTTGCAGTTCACTATCCTCTCTGTCCTCAGCTGAAGATGAGATCGGATGTGACCCGGCACCGCAGGAGGCAGAGTCTGCTAATACCCtacaaagagcagaaatcaaagaaaacagtGGGACAAGGACAACAGAAGATGCTGTGAGTGAGGTTCCAGCAGCGTCACCGCACATCAGAACCAAATCCAGCAGACTTCAGGCTTCTGGTTTATCTGCAGAGTCAACCAGGCACAAAGCTGTTGAATTTTCTTCAGGGGCCAAATCTCCATCAAAAAGTGGTGCTCAGACCCCTAAAAGTCCACCAGAGCACTATGTTCAGGAGACTCCGCTCATGTTTAGCAGGTGTACGTCAGTCAGTTCGCTCGACAGTTTTGAGAGTCGTTCGATTGCCAGCTCTGTTCAGAGCGAACCCTGCAGTGGCATGGTGAGTGGCATTATAAGCCCCAGTGACCTTCCAGATAGCCCAGGACAAACCATGCCACCAAGCAGGAGTAaaacccctccccctccccctcagaCAGTTCAGACTAAGCGAGAGGTCCCTAAAAACAAAGCCTCTGCTGCCGAGAAGAGAGAGAGCGGCCCTAAGCAAGCTGCTGTGAATGCTGCAGTTCAGAGAGTCCAGGTTCTTCCAGACGCTGACACCCTATTGCATTTTGCCACAGAAAGTACTCCGGATGGATTTTCTTGTTCCTCCAGCCTGAGTGCTCTGAGCCTTGATGAGCCATTTATACAGAAAGACGTGGAATTAAGAATAATGCCTCCAGTTCAGGAAAACGACAATGGGAACGAAACTGAGTCTGAGCAGCCtgaagaagcaaatgaaaaccaGGAAAAAGAGCCCGAAAAGCCTACTGATTCTGAAAAAGACCTGTTAGACGACTCAGATGATGATGATATTGAAATACTTGAAGAGTGTATTATTTCTGCCATGCCAACAAAATCTTCACGCAAAGCCAAAAAACCAGCCCAGACTGCTCCAAAATTACCTCCCCCTGTGGCAAGGAAGCCAAGTCAACTCCCCGTCTACAAACTCCTTCCCTCGCAAAACAGGTTACAGGCACAAAAGCATGTTAGCTTCACCCCAGGAGAGGATATGCCGCGGGTGTACTGTGTCGAAGGGACGCCTATCAACTTCTCCACAGCTACGTCTCTAAGCGATCTGACAATAGAATCTCCTCCAAATGAGTTAGCTGCTGGAGAAGGGGTTAGAGCCGGGGCGCAGCCAAGTGAATTCGAGAAACGAGATACCATTCCTACAGAAGGCAGAAGTACAGACGAGGCTCAAAGAGGAAAAGCCCCGGCGGTGACTATACCTGAGCTGGATGACAGTAAAACAGAAGAGGGGGATATTCTCGCAGAGTGCATTAATTCTGCTATGCCCAAAGGAAAAAGTCACAAGCCTTTCCGTGTGAAGAAGATAATGGACCAGGTCCAGCAGGCGTCTGTGTCTTCATCTGGAACTAACAAAACTCAGTTagatggcaagaaaaagaaacctacTTCACCAGTAAAACCTATACCACAGAGCGCCGAATACAGGACACGTGTAAGAAAACACACAGACTcgaaaaataatgtaaatgctGAAAGAACTTTCTCAGACAACAAAGattcaaagaaacagaacttgaaaaataattccaAGGACTTCAATGATAAGCTACCAAGTAACGAAGATCGAGTCAGAGGAAGTTTTACTTTCGATTCACCTCATCACTACACGCCCATTGAAGGAACTCCGTACTGTTTTTCACGAAATGATTCTTTGAGTTCTCTAGATTTTGAGGATGATGATGTTGACCTTTCCAGGGAAAAGGCTGaattaagaaaagggaaagaaaataaagactcaGAAGCTAAAGTCCCCAGCCACACAGAACCAATCTCTAATCAACAATCCGCTAATAAAACCCAGGCTGTTACAAAACACCCCGTAAATCGAGGTCAGTCTAAACCCGTGCTGCAGAAGCAGCCCACGTTTCCACAGTCCTCCAAAGACCTACCAGACAGAGGGGCAGCAACTGATGAGAAATTGCAGAATTTTGCTATCGAAAATACTCCAGTGTGCTTTTCTCGGAACTCCTCTCTAAGCTCTCTTAGTGACATTGAccaagaaaacaacaataacaaagaaaatgaacCTCTCAAAGAGGCCGAGCCCCCTGACTCCCAGGGAGAACCCAGTAAACCTCAGGCATCGGGTTACGCACCTAAATCCTTTCACGTTGAAGACACCCCCGTTTGTTTCTCGAGAAACAGTTCTCTCAGTTCTCTAAGCATTGATTCTGAAGACGACCTGTTGCAGGAGTGTATAAGTTCTGcaatgccaaaaaagaaaaagccttcaaGACTCAAGGGTGATACTGAAAAGCATAGTCCCAGAAACATGAGCGGCATATTAGCAGAAGACTTGACACTTGATTTGAAAGATATACAGAGACCAGATTCAGAACATGGTTTATCCCCAGATTCAGAAAATTTTGATTGGAAAGCTATTCAGGAAGGTGCAAATTCCATAGTAAGTAGTTTACATCAAGCCGCCGCTGCTGCCTGTTTGTCTAGACAAGCTTCATCCGACTCAGATTCCATCCTTTCACTGAAATCGGGAATCAGTCTGGGGTCACCATTTCATCTTACACCCGACCAAGAGGAAAAACCCTTTACAAGTAATAAGGGCCCACGAATTCTAAAACCCGGGGAGAAGAGTACATTGGAAACTAAAAAGATAGaatctgaaaataaaggaatcaaaggaggcaaaaaagtttataaaagttTAATTACTGGAAAAATTCGATCTAATTCGGAGGTTTTAAGCCAAATGAAACAGCCCCTTCAAGCAAACATGCCTTCGATCTCTCGAGGCAGGACAATGATTCATATTCCAGGAGTTCGAAACAGCTCTTCAAGTACAAGTCCGGTTTCTAAAAAAGGCCCACCCCTTAAAACTCCAGCCTCCAAAAGTCCCAGTGAGGGTCAGACAGCCACCACTTCTCCTAGAGGAACCAAGCCATCCGTGAAGTCAGAATTAAGCCCTGTGACCAGGCCGGCCCCCCAGCCAGCTGGGGCAAATAAAGGGCCATCTAGATCAGGATCGAGAGATTCCACTCCTTCGAGACCTGCCCAACAGCCATTAAGTAGACCCATGCAGTCTCCAGGGCGGAACTCCATTTCTCCTGGTAGGAATGGAATAAGTCCTCCTAACAAATTATCTCAGTTGCCAAGGACTTCATCCCCTAGTACTGCGTCGACCAAGTCCTCGGGGTCTGGGAAGATGTCCTATACGTCTCCAGGCAGACAGATGAGTCAGCAGAACCTTAGCAAACAAACGGGTTTATCCAAGAATGGCAGTAGTATCCCAAGAAGTGAGTCTGCCTCCAAAGGACTGAATCAGATGAGTAATAGCAATGGATCCAACAAAAAGGTGGAACTTTCTAGAATGTCTTCAACTAAATCGAGTGGAAGTGAATCTGATAGGTCAGAGAGACCTGTATTAGTACGCCAGTCAACTTTCATCAAAGAAGCTCCAAGCCCAACTCTAAGGAGAAAATTGGAGGAATCTGCTTCATTTgaatctctctctccatcttctagACCAGATTCTCCCACTAGGTCCCAGGCACAGACTCCAGTTTTAAGCCCTTCCCTTCCTGATATGTCTCTGTCCGCACATCCGTCCATTCAGTCTGGTGGGTGGCGCAAACTCCCACCTAATCTCAGTCCCACCATAGAGTACAATGACGGAAGACCAGCAAAGCGCCATGATATTGCACGCTCCCATTCTGAAAGTCCTTCGAGACTTCCAATTAATAGGTCAGGAACCTGGAAACGGGAGCACAGCAAGCACTCGTCATCCCTTCCTCGAGTAAGCACTTGGAGAAGAACTGGAAGTTCATCCTCCATTCTTTCTGCTTCATCGGAATCCAGTGAAAAAGCAAAAAGTGAGGATGAAAAACACGTGAACTCGATTTCAGGAACCAAACAAACTAAGGAAAACCAAGTATCCACAAAAGgaacatggagaaaaataaaagaaaatgagatttctcCCACAAATAGTACCTCTCAGACCACTTCCTCAGGTGCTGCAAATGGTGCTGAATCAAAGACTCTAATTTATCAAATGGCACCTGCTGTTTCTAAAACAGAGGATGTTTGGGTGAGAATTGAGGACTGTCCCATTAACAACCCTCGATCCGGGAGATCCCCAACAGGAAACACGCCCCCCGTGATTGACACTGTTTTGGAAAAGGGAAACCCAAACGCTAAAGATGCAAAAGATAATCAGGGAAAACCAAGTGTGGGTAACGGCAGTGGCCCCGTACGCGCTGTGGGTTTGGAAAACCGCCTGAACTCCTTTATCCAGGTAGAGGCCCCCGACCAGAAGGGAACGGAGGCAAAGCCGGGACCGAGTAACCCTGTCCCTGCACCAGAGGCGAACGAGAGTTGTGCAGCCGAGCGCACCCCGTTCAGCTCCAGCAGCTCAAGCAAGCACAGTTCCCCCAGCGGGACCGTCGCTGCCAGAGTGACCCCCTTTAATTACAACCCGAGCCCCCGGAAGAGCAGCGCGGACGGCACGTCAGCCCGGCCGTCCCAGATCCCCACGCCGGTGGCCACCGCCACAAAGAAGCGGGATTCCAAGACTGAGGGCGCCGAGTCCGGCGGAACCCAGAGCCCTAAGCGCCATTCCGGGTCTTACCTCGTGACATCCGTGTGA